The genomic DNA TTCGACGGCCTGCGCGTTGGCTTCGGCTTCCGGCAAAGGGGCGGCCTCGCCGGCAGGCGCGGGCGGGGAAGAGGGTGACATGGCGGGCGCAGCGAAAGAGGGCGTGGCTGGGGAAGGCCACAGGCGGGCGCGCAGCCGTGCCAGCAGCAGCGCGCTGTGGTGGCGGAGGCGGCGGAAGACCGGCGGCAGCCAGCGGAACAAATCGGCCACAGGGCGATTGAGGGTGAAGGCCAGCCCCAGCACGACGCCGGCCAGCAGCATCACGGCTGCCCCCGCCCGGCCGAGGGTGGTGGTGAGCACCCACAACAACAGCGCACCGACGTAGCCCCCACCTTGCCCCTGCGCGGCCGCGGCGAAAGTGGCGCTGCGGGTGCTTTCCAGCAGCGGCAGGTGCAACACGGCCAGCACAGTGGCATAGAGCAGCATCAAACCGCTGACGCGCTCGGCGTTGAGCGTGGGGAAGCGCGTGCTCCGCCGGAAGATGATGCCCAGCCCCAGGACCAGCAACCACAGCGGGAAGAGCCACAGGCCCCACCCTAAGGCGCGTTGCCAGAAGGCCGCCCAGGGGTGCAATGCCGTCCCCTGGGGCCATACCAGGCTGGCAAGGGTAAGCAGCCCCGCGATTGTCAGCGCGGCGCCGCCCAGGTCGTGTTTGCGTTCCGGGGAAAGGCGGGGCTTGGGCGGCGTGGCGGCAGGCGTCTGCTTTTTTGCGCGTCGTGAGGCTGGCCGCGCGGCTTTGCTGCTTTTTTTGCGCTTGCTGGTTTTAGAAGCAGAACGGGTTTGAGGTTTTCTGGGCATAAGGCGCGAAAGTGGAGCACAAGGTCAGGATAACACGATTATAGCACGGTTGTTCGTGCAACCCGGGGAGGTCAGTGCCATACCCGGAAGGCAGTTTCGGCTTCCCCCGTGATGCCGTCGAAGGTAGCGCGTATGCGCACGGCAATGTGACCGCGATAGGTTGGGACGGGCAGCCACACATTGAGGCAGCCGTCGTTGTCGGTGGTAAAGGCTTGTGGTGTGAAAGGGGCGGTGAGGGGCTCGCCCAACGTGTTGGTGAACTGCAGTTGTACTGTGGCTCCTTCCAGTGGCTGGCCTAACTGGTCGGTGACCCAGACGATGAGGTGAACCTGGTCTCCCGGGTGGGCCAGCACCGGCGTGATGGTTGCCATCACGCGCAGCGTCAGCACGGCGCGACGCAGCGGGGCTTCCCCACCCGCGGGCAAGGGGCGCAGCAGTTGGGGGTCGTGTTCGTTCTGCTGGAAGTACCATTCCCCTAAATTGCTGAGCACCACGCGGCCTTCCCGGGCGTGGTATTCCAGCCGGGCCTCTTCGAAATACTGCACTGGCACGCCGTTTTCCAGCAGCGGGTCACTGACCACCTGCCCCAGCACGGTGCGGTGTTGCTGGTAGAAGCGCAGGAATTCATAGCACACGGGGTGCAGCGCCCCCTCCACGTCGGGGAAGGCTTTGCACCCGGCCCCGTTGAGGAAACTTTGCGACAGCGGTTCGCGATGCAGGCCCTTGCCGGGGTGTTCGTAGAAATACCGCCCCAGGTTGGCAAGGGTGGGCGAGGCGTGGTTGGGGCCTTGTTGGAAGAGCGCCCGTTGGAAATATTGCATGGTTTGGCCTTGCCGTTGGAAGGCCTCGGTGATGGGGTAGCCGAACAGCAGCGCCGCCTCGGGCCAGGCACGGTAGAAGTCGAGGAAATCGCCTTGCACCGTGTGGCCGGTTTGGGGGAAGTAGCGGACGTCTTCCGCGGCAAACAACCGGCTTGCCGAGAGCGACAGGGCAAGCGCGGTGCCGAGGATGAGCAAGAGGAGCAGGCTCCACGTGCGCCGCTGTTTGAGTCGCATGAGGTGATTATAGCATGTTTTCGTGCCAGAAAGTGCGTCGGCGCGCTTCGTATAGCCGTGCTTCTGGGGCGGTGGGAGCGGGGGCGGCGCGAAAAACGGGTAAATGCCTGTATAATGAAAACAGGTGTGTTTGTGTTTCGCCCGCAGGAGGAAGGCTGTCGTGCTGCCCACGGGGCAGCATGAGACGTTGGTGCCAGGGGGCAACGTAACCTGTACAGCCACTGGGGCGCGTTCAAAGCCATGAGGAGGAAGGAAATGCGGTGGTTTCGGGCACAGAAAGGTTGGTTGTTGACCGTAGTGCTCGTTGCAGTTTTAGCATGCAACCTGCCGCAAGGGAATTCGCCGACGGGTGGGCCTGTGGCCTCTCCCCCATCCGGGGGTGGCGCTGGCCTTCAGGAGACGGCAGTTCCCCCCGCGGCACTGACGATGGCCGCGGGCACGGCTATTGCCGCGATGACTCAAACAGCAGCGGCTTTTCTCGCCGCCGCGCCAACGGGAACGCCGACGCCTTCGCCCACGCTCAGCCCCACGCCGACCCTCACCCTCACGCCCACGCCTTCCACTCCGATGATCAGCGTTTCGGTGAACACCAACTGCCGCACCGGCCCCGGCGATACCTATGACCGCGTGGGCGCGTTGCTGGTGGGGGAAACCGCCGAGGTGCTGGCGCGCGACCCGTATGGCCAGTTCTGGTACATTCCCAACCCCGACAGGCCGGGCAGCAAGTGCTGGGTGTGGGGGCAGTACGCCACCGTGACCGGCGATACTTCATCGCTGCCGGTTTTCACC from Chloroflexota bacterium includes the following:
- a CDS encoding SH3 domain-containing protein, with product MRWFRAQKGWLLTVVLVAVLACNLPQGNSPTGGPVASPPSGGGAGLQETAVPPAALTMAAGTAIAAMTQTAAAFLAAAPTGTPTPSPTLSPTPTLTLTPTPSTPMISVSVNTNCRTGPGDTYDRVGALLVGETAEVLARDPYGQFWYIPNPDRPGSKCWVWGQYATVTGDTSSLPVFTPPPTPTPAANFAITGLGHVVCGGAHWYALQVKNTGGLTWESWKEEVVDLTTSAAATYTGDGFAAAFRCVSLVVPTLPAGQTAYVGNFASTPGHHVRITLTLYTDTHQRGQAVTSTAEYNLP